In Pantoea cypripedii, the DNA window TCTCAGCGCCGCGTTGCCGAATTATCCGGTTTAACTCACAGCGCCATCAGCACCATCGAGCAGGATAAAGTCAGTCCGGCGGTAAGTACCTTACAAAAACTCCTTAAGGTATACGGGCTGTCGTTGTCGGAGTTTTTCTCAGAACCCAAACAAGATAACACCCCACGGGTGATTATCCGCCCTGACGATCGTGTCGAGATCGGCAGCCTGGGCGTGTCGTTGCAATTGATTGATAACGGTGCGCCGCAGCGCGCACTGGCGATGCTGCTGGAGCATTATGCCCCAGGCTCCAGCACCGGTGAAAAATTACGCCATCCCGGCGAAGAGACCGGGACGGTACTGGAAGGAGAGATCACGCTGGTAGTGAATGGCCAGAGTTATCACCTGTACGCCGGTGAAAGCTATGTGATCGATACCGGCTTGCCGCACAGTTTTACCAATATGACCGATCAGCCATGCCGGATTGTTAGCGCTCACTCTCCGGCAAATTTCTGACGTTCCGCGCATGAGGAGGTTGTGATGCAACATGTGGAGAGTTATTACGCCGCAACTGCGAATGCGCACCAGCCCTGGCCAACACTGCAGGAGAGCATTCAGTGTGACGTGTGCATTATTGGCGGCGGGTTTACCGGGTTGTCATCGGCACTGTTTCTCACCGAGGCCGGCTATGATGTGGTGGTGCTGGAAGCGGCGAAAATCGGCTTTGGTGCCAGCGGCCGTAACGGCGGCCAGGTGGTGAATTCCTATAGCCGCGACGTTGATGTTATTGAACAGCGCTATGGCAAAGATACTGCAAAAATGCTGGGCAGCATGATGTTTGAAGGGGCAGAGATTATTCGCGATCGCATTGATCGCTATGCCATTGCCTGTGATTATCGGCCCGGTGGTATTTTTGCCGCGCTCAACAACCGCCAGATGGGCCATCTGCGCAGCCAAAAAGCCAGTTGGGCGCGTTATGGTAACCATGATTTAGAACTGCTTGACGAACGCGGTATCCGCCGGGAGGTGGCAACCGATCGCTATGTCGGCGGCCTGCTGGATAAACGCGGTGGGCACCTGCATCCGCTGAATCTGGCGCTGGGTGAAGCCGAAGCTATCCGTCGGCATGGTGGGCGTATTTATGAGCAATCTGCCGCGCTGAAAGTCGCCTATGGCACGCCAAATCGGGTGAAAACGGCGCAGGGTGATGTCAGCGCTACTTTTGTGATTTTCGCCGGAAACGCCTATCTGCCCTCCCAGCTGGAACCCCGCCTGAGCCGCAAAAGCATGCCCTGTGGCTCGCAAATCGTTACTACCGAACCGCTTACCCGCGATCAGGCGCTTGGGCTACTGCCAAATAATCATTGCGTTGAAGATTGTAACTACCTGCTGGATTATTTCCGTCTCACTGCCGATAACCGCCTGCTCTACGGCGGTGGTGTGGTATATGGCGCGCGTGAACCGGATGATATTGAGACGCTGATCCGACCAAAACTGTTGCGTACCTTCCCACAGCTGCGTGATGTGCGCCTAAGTTACCGCTGGAGCGGCAATTTCCTGCTCACGCTGTCGCGCATGCCGCAATTCGGTCAGCTGGAAAAAAATGTCTATTTTATGCAAGGCGACAGCGGGCATGGCGTGACCTGCACCCATCTGTCCGGCAAGCTGATTGCGGAAGTGCTGCGGGGTCAGGCGGAACGTTTTGATGCCTTCGCCAGGTTGCCTCACCTGCCCTTCCCTGGCGGAAGACGTTTTAAAATCCCCCTGACAGCAATGGGTGCAGCCTGGTATGCGCTGAGGGACAGATTGGGCGTATAAAAAAGGGAGCGAAAGCTCCCTTTATTTATGGTTACTGAAGCGTAATAGGTTTGGCAAAGTTGTTGCATTGCAACAGTTTTCCGTCACCGGCAATCGATACACCGACTTTGTAATTGCCTTTCATACCAGTTACATCTGCCACGACTTTATAACCAGAATTGACTAAGCCGGGCTTCCTGAAATAATTCGCGACATCACCACGCGGTGTGGGCGTCATGGGAGTGTAAAAACGTTGCCCTTGATCATTGGTCAGTGTTAACCATGCCCGTTCCGCGGGTTGATTATGTTCGATAGAAAACGCGGTCCAGCCCGCACTCGTCAGCCGTGTTTTACTCTCGCCATCGAGCATAAAGTGTATCGATTCAACAGCATCGATACTGGCATCACAGGCCGTCGATATCTCAGTCAGCCCTAAGGGGGGTTCGGCTGTGAATGTCTGCAACGATGATTGTTCCGCTTTGATATTATCAAAGGGATAACTCTCCCAGCTCGCCTCGAAACCATCTTTGAAGTAATGTCTGTTAGAGGTTTCCAGCATCACTTCAATGACACGTTCCCCCTGTTGAGGGAAGCTATCAAGTAAGGGGGAAACCCATACACCACTTTGTGCATTAATAATATTCAGGCGATAATGCTTAATTTCGCCGCTGGCCAGTTTGTAATTTACGTAAAGAATACCGCCACGATAGAGCATATTCTGTACTTTTGCCAGTAGCGTAAATTTTAATTCTGGTTTTAATTTTAATGCACCAGACGTCAATTTAGGTACTGGAATCCATTCACCAAAATGCAAACTCACTTTGCCGAGTACCTGAGGGGTTACTGGCACACTCTGTGGTTTTTTCTTTAACAGCATAACAGGTGTTCCTCTTTCTCCCGGGAAAGTTCGGATCACCTGATAATGGCTCAATATCGCCGTCGACGTTAGAGGATCTTCATTGAGGACATATTTGTAGTCAAAATCGTCATAGGCCGGGCAGTGGATATCGAAGCACGCTATTGAGGCCGTCCACAAGACATAGTCAGGGGCATCATCACCAGCAAAAAAGGCCGCATTAAGATTATCCAACACCGGAGTCAATGTCATATAGTTTTGAAATGACGGACGATGATGGTAATTAAGTTTATTTGCCAATAAATACTCATTGCTATTGGGATAGACGTCAATTGTCTGATTTCCAATTTGAACAACAACATCAGCAGGTAGCACGTATTGAGGATACTTTGCGGCGGCACGCTCAGTGTAGTTCTGTGAAAAATCCTCATGCATCATTAAGTCAGCAAGTTTTCGTACACTGGGGAAAATTGACATATGTCCCATCGTTAGCATCAACGCCAGTATAAAAAATGCCATTGCGAACCATCTGCGTTTTGAGCTGACCACAAATATTAATGACATCAGTGAAACAGGGAAAATAAAATAACTAATATAATGGTCTGCGCGTGAGAAACCGATTTTTAAAAAAATCAAAATCAGACCATTGATGGTTAGTAATAATGTTGGTTGATTTTTAGCGAGAAAAATATTAAAGCAAACGAAAACAAAGAAGATGATGATGTAAGTAGCATTTTTTAAACGCACATCATACGTCATATCCACAGAGTTGCCAAAATTAAGCTGTGAATTAATAACGGCATAATCAATCACACTACTAACATGATGAAAGATAAGAAAACCTAACAGAAAATATAAAACAATCGCAGTGATGGTAAAAAGCACTACTGCTGAGAATTGACGTTTTATTACACCCGTCGAAAAAAAATAGCTACCAAAGGTGAGCAATGCGACCATGCCATAGAAAAACCGCACGAAAAATAAAAAAGCGACGAAAACGCCGAGAAAAAACAACACCCGTTTATTTTCTAACCAGCGTTCCTGGCCAATTGAACAGCAATAAATGATGATAAAAAGAGGCAGGGTAAAGTAAATTGCTGCCGAGTCAAAAACCCTTATCACGGCAACATAAACGATTGCTAAAAGAATAACAGCCCGATGCCTGATCGCCAGTCGCAACATGATTGCCCAGCCAGCTGCAGCATACAAACTGATGAAGATAGCTGACAACCAATATGAAAGAAGAGAATATTGGGCGACAATTCTGCCATTTAGCCAGTACAAAGGTCCGTAGCTAAAAAGAAAATCTTGTTGGCCAGTAAAAAAATCTGGCAACACATTTACCCATTGCTCAGCGCCGCCTGCTGAGCCAACACTAAGCGGCTGCTGACATGTGGCAGTAAAAACAATTGCAAATAAAAAAACGAACAACTGAGCGAGATTAAATAATTCCGCTCTCGTGTTGTCAGTTTTTATAAGATTAGCACGAGAGAATCCAAACATACGCCATCCTGGTCGTGGTTATAGCATAATTAATCTTCAGTTATACTTACCAAAGCAGGCAGCAAACAGAATCGACAAAACTGACCAATTACCACGGATTGCACTAATTTTAGTGGGGACTTCACCTTTGGGATAACGACGAACAGTCGCGATCTCAAGGCAACGAAAACCCAGTTTGGGCGCACGATAAGAAAGATAGGCAAGGAGTTCATAGGTTAAAAAAATGTCGCGGAACGGTGCGATACGCGCATCCAACAACATCTTACGGCTATAAGCTCGGAACCCCTG includes these proteins:
- a CDS encoding NAD(P)/FAD-dependent oxidoreductase, giving the protein MQHVESYYAATANAHQPWPTLQESIQCDVCIIGGGFTGLSSALFLTEAGYDVVVLEAAKIGFGASGRNGGQVVNSYSRDVDVIEQRYGKDTAKMLGSMMFEGAEIIRDRIDRYAIACDYRPGGIFAALNNRQMGHLRSQKASWARYGNHDLELLDERGIRREVATDRYVGGLLDKRGGHLHPLNLALGEAEAIRRHGGRIYEQSAALKVAYGTPNRVKTAQGDVSATFVIFAGNAYLPSQLEPRLSRKSMPCGSQIVTTEPLTRDQALGLLPNNHCVEDCNYLLDYFRLTADNRLLYGGGVVYGAREPDDIETLIRPKLLRTFPQLRDVRLSYRWSGNFLLTLSRMPQFGQLEKNVYFMQGDSGHGVTCTHLSGKLIAEVLRGQAERFDAFARLPHLPFPGGRRFKIPLTAMGAAWYALRDRLGV
- the puuR gene encoding HTH-type transcriptional regulator PuuR gives rise to the protein MNDATLAPGRRLSQIRQELGLSQRRVAELSGLTHSAISTIEQDKVSPAVSTLQKLLKVYGLSLSEFFSEPKQDNTPRVIIRPDDRVEIGSLGVSLQLIDNGAPQRALAMLLEHYAPGSSTGEKLRHPGEETGTVLEGEITLVVNGQSYHLYAGESYVIDTGLPHSFTNMTDQPCRIVSAHSPANF